Proteins encoded by one window of Streptomyces uncialis:
- a CDS encoding helix-turn-helix domain-containing protein gives MSIDVGPVGLPTWAWERADVRQALRERDIGAVFRYVQRYSGASQGRIATAVGMAQGRVNEIINGRREVSRLDVYERIADGLSMPGDARHLLGLAASRAQHVGGPAFDLAAFPEVVRVYAAQRSAAEEIQQMAREAAELDVLAVRGLGLIGLNDSLLRSCLPRQPGSEGKRVRVLLLDPDSTALVQRAAEIGESTESLAGGVKLAESRLRELASVCDIKVYRYKTLPTWRVIRVDSTMFVSVFDSGWEGHESAMYKVVETPHGPLFRGFRRTFEVIIEGAERTV, from the coding sequence GTGTCCATCGACGTTGGACCAGTGGGCCTGCCCACCTGGGCGTGGGAGCGAGCTGACGTGCGTCAGGCGCTGAGGGAACGAGACATCGGAGCCGTCTTCCGGTACGTACAGCGGTACTCCGGAGCCAGCCAAGGCCGCATCGCCACCGCTGTCGGCATGGCTCAGGGGCGTGTCAACGAGATCATCAATGGCCGCCGGGAAGTCAGCAGACTGGACGTCTACGAGCGGATCGCTGATGGGCTGAGCATGCCCGGCGACGCTCGACATCTACTGGGGCTTGCCGCCAGCCGTGCGCAGCACGTAGGTGGACCGGCCTTCGACCTGGCCGCGTTCCCCGAAGTGGTTCGGGTCTACGCGGCACAGCGTTCCGCTGCCGAAGAGATCCAGCAGATGGCACGCGAGGCGGCAGAATTGGATGTCCTCGCGGTTCGGGGTCTCGGACTGATCGGGCTGAACGACTCGCTCCTACGCTCGTGCCTGCCTCGGCAGCCCGGCAGTGAGGGCAAGCGCGTACGCGTTCTGCTTCTGGACCCGGACTCGACCGCGTTGGTCCAACGGGCTGCGGAGATCGGTGAGTCCACCGAGTCGCTGGCAGGTGGTGTGAAGCTGGCAGAATCCCGGCTCCGGGAGTTGGCGAGCGTGTGCGACATCAAGGTGTACCGGTACAAGACGCTCCCCACCTGGCGGGTCATCCGCGTCGATTCAACGATGTTCGTCAGCGTTTTCGATAGCGGCTGGGAAGGCCACGAATCCGCGATGTACAAGGTGGTGGAGACTCCGCACGGCC